DNA from Lemur catta isolate mLemCat1 chromosome 7, mLemCat1.pri, whole genome shotgun sequence:
AGATGTTTGCCTAGCAAGGAAAAGAAGCCGTGCTAACAAAAGAAAGCGGGAATCCTCCTTAACATCGGCCAGAGCGGTCAGTTCCCATTCCAAAGGGGAGACGGGTCttcaggggaggagggaggaaaggggaaacAGTCTGACCCACTGTCATTTTAGATTCATTACCTagagaaaaaaagttgttttgagTTTGTTTAAACAGCCTTGATGAGTTCCTGGGCGGACAGCGGAGGCAAGAGCTTCCCACACCTCTTCAAGGAGAAGTGGCACCAGCTGTCTCCCGCtagcaagaagaaagaagaaactccTGTTATCAACCTGCTGTGTGAGAGAAGGAGAATGACGAACTCAGAAGTTTCTCAGCTGTCCTCTACGAATGGGGCTACAGTCATAaatctcccctccctctcctcaggctgCCCTGAGGAAGAGTTAGAGTCTTCGGCCTCAGGGCCAGTGCCTCTCATTATTTCCTGGGGCTGTGTCCTCTTGCTCTTCAGAGAAAGAGTGAAATAAACTTGATGTTTCTTTCTATCCTAAACTCTGTCTGAGAATTCCTTGTTGCCCACGTACAGACTTCACACCCTACCAAGGGGACTGTGTGTGGGGACTGAGCATGATCTCTTCTGGAACAGTCCCAGGGAAAGAGACCTGCTGGAActgcccagggagcagagcaaaTTGGGAGGGTGCACAGCTTGCTGGTGCCAACGCCAGCCCTGAGGGATCGGTCAAGAAGAAAGGGTGAGGGGCTCCCCACAACCCTGGCCTCTTGCCTCCACTGTGGACGGGCCCCTCCTTGAGGGTGGGCACGATGCCCCTGCCTCCTTTGCCTTCCCAAAGCTCCCATATCCTCCCCGTCACCCACCGCTGCTGGGGACGATGCAGGGGATCCCATGGGAACTGGGGGTGGGCTTTGTCTTCAGGTCCCCCCCACCTGGCAGTTCAGCCTCCCTCTTTCCTGACTGCCTGCTGCCTCCCTCATTCCTTGACCCTGACCACCTACTTcagccaccacccccacccagcaccaCAATTCCCGTCCTACACTCACCCCTACACACAAACGCACACCGAGACTTAACCCTCTGAGTCCCATTTCTTCCATGTCCTACCAGGGAGCTGAAGGCCATGATAGGACTAACATTTACTAAAATATCAATGGCTGAAAAGAGATTCCATGCCAGTGTGTGTGGGAAGGCacataaaatgctaaaaatagaaGATCAAATTCAATATGGCAAAATTCTGGCACCTGAGTAGGGAGATAGGAGTAAACCAGGGTTAGGGGCTCCTGCTCCCAAAGCCTGCAGGGACTGATGAGAGTAAGCAGTGGTGACCCTGGTGGGTCTCCAGGTGACCTAGCCACAGGGGATGGAACAATGGCCCCTTCTCTGCAGTGGGAGGGACTGCGGAAGGCCTCCAGGTGCCCTCAGCACTACTGTCACCTTGGCAAGTGGCTGTCCTGTTCACTtgcaccctccctccccccactgctCCAGCAGCACAGATCTCTGGCCTCCATCTGTGCCTGGCCATGCCTGCTTCTTCACAGCTCCTCACCCTCTGCCATGGCTTCAATCCTGCACCCTGTGATGGCTCTCCAAGGCTGAGGCCTGACAAAACCTGCAGGGGCATCACAGAAGCTGTCTTGGGACTTTAAGCATGGCAGGGGGTGGCTGGTGCCCACACAAGGCTCATCAGAGAACACCCCAGTGGCCTGGCCAACAGAACTGACTTTTGGGTTAAATAGACTTGCAGGGTATCCAGAGCCTCTGCTtggtggctgtgtgaccttgagtcaGTGGGTTAGACTCTCTGAGCCTAGTTTCCCTTTCTgtcaatacattattattattttaggaacaaggtcttgctgtgttgcccacgctggagtgcagtggcacaatcatagcttgctgtagcctcgaactcctgggttcaagtgatcttccagccCTAGCCTCTAGAGTACCTGGGAGTACAGCTCTGAGCCACCACCCTtggctaattttacttttttttttttttttttgtagagacagggtctccctggtTTCTGCCCAGGGACCATCTGCCCAGGATCATCTTGAACTCCTCGTctcaatgatcctcctgcctctgcctcccaaagtgctgggaatacaggtgtgagccactgtgcctggcctcaacaCATTATTAAAACGGCCCAACTTCCAGGGACTGTGGAGACTATGCAGTTTGAGGATGTGGTTGGTGGTTCTGTCTTCAGAGTACGTGAACACTGAACAGCTGTTGTCCTCAGTTTGGGCGCTTTGGCCAAAAGAGAGACAGCAGGAAAAGCTGCATGTGACATTCTGTTGTGCAGAGCCTGGGTTCCTGTTCCTGGTCCTTGTCCCTCCATGTCACACTTATGATGGCCTCCTGCTCCTCCAGCATCTGAGGGCCAGGGCTGCACAGCAAGGGGCAGGATCGCTCCAAAAGGTTTGAATAGATTTGGGCAGGAACTAAGACCCTCCCAACTAATGTCTCgaattaactttattttctcttacttcAAAAGGAGACTTTAAGCCactgagagagggaaagaggaagaaagagagaggctaATCCAGCTGGCAGCACTGAGCGCTCCCTGTCCTTCTACATCCCAGTCGTCCCAGGTCCCAACCACCTTCAGAGCATCTGGGGACCCTGGTGGAGGCGCACAGGGACGCACCCTGATGTCCACGATGTAGGACGCCAGTACTGGGCCTTCCCCGCGTCCTGCCAGCTGTCCCACAGCtcttgggtggggaggggatgccGTCTTACAAGAGTGACAGACAATGTCAAAAGGACGTCCCTACCCCACGTGACCCAGGATTCCTGTTTCTGCAGCACCAAtcattcttcttaaatttttcttgagGTGAGAAACAGCCTGTGGCATGCACGCACACCTGCTTCAGCAGCTTGTGATCCTAACACAAAGTTTTGCCAAGACCAAGGACTGTCCAGAAGGGGTACAACCATTTCATGAgcttattatgaaaaaataaaggatagTTTTATTACTCACATATTTTTTCTACACTTTAGTGGGATCTAGCGCATGGAAGTCAGTCTGCAGGGGCCTGGAATTGGTTCTGTGTCTTTTTAAACTTCACAGCAACCCACCTTTTGATGGGTGTTAACCCTGACAGTGGTGGCTACAGCCCTTTTTTGTATCAAAGTTTTCTTCACAATTGGAGAAAAGACTGGTGATGTTTTTCTAGATATTACTTAATAACTTTATTAATTAAAGAAACCACTATCTACTGAGTGCTTACAGTAAGGTAGGCATTGTACTAGACTCTAGGGCCCTGATGGTACCAAAAGTGGACTGTCCCTGCAACTGTGTTGAGCAGATACAtgataggaaaatattaataacacatggGATAGTGTTCAATTGCAACTGTGAAAATCGCCATTAAGTGAAGGTATAGGGACCCCTGAGACTCCCAACGGGGATTTGCCCTGGTCAGGGAGGCCAAGCTCACTCTGGAAGGGCCCAGATGGCCCCACTGTCCCTTGTGCTGGACAGTTGATCCTGGACAGGAAACGAGGCCTAGAGAGGCGAGCCTGAGGTTGCAAGATGTGAGGAAACCTCCTCCTCTTGCTGGGCCTTCTGGTTACTGGGCCTGGACTCTAGGTAGAGCAGCTGGGCCTTCTGAtccccaggcagccctgggcagggcaggcagggacgCCTCTGCAACCCCCAAATAGAGCTCCATATTTCAGCCTGGGAATCTGAACAATTAAAACTTATAATTGCTGACTGTACCAGTGATGTTATAATTGCTGATTGTAGGAATTAAagttgttctttttgttcttcagtCTTCTGATAGCTCTGAGCTTCTAGGGAAGTCTTGTTTCTACTGTGCTGGGGAATTAAGGGACCAACCAGCTTTCTCAGGTGTGGCAAGATATAGGGGATGGTGATGTTCCCACTCCTGAAGCCAGAGTGGGGGTGACTGAGCTGACCACCCCGGACAATGGTCAAATGTGGTAGCCATTCAGTAGGGTCATTGGTGGCAGCAGCCAGGATGAGGAAGCACAAAAACATGGGGACTTGGGGACTTCTGGGACCACCCCTGGGCAAGCTGGAGGTAATGGAGAGGTATTCAGGGGTGGCTAACTCTCAGCATGTAACTCAGGGGCAGCTCGAGCCCTGGCAGTTTGGGAGTGGAAAGAGAATATGAGTCCATCTGGTAGTCACGGGTGGGTGAGGACTAGACCTTTGAGTTAAGGGGAAAAAACCTTTCCAAACAGGAAGGTCAATGGGTGATTGGAAAGATGCTGGGAGACGTGCAGGGAGCCGAGGGGAGGTGAGGACCACATGATGTGACCACACCAGGAGGTAATGAAGGGTTTCTTCACCTCCCTGAGAGTGAGATTAGTGATGTGCAATTGTGCCTATGTGACATCTGTGTAAAGTGATGCAGttccctgagcacctgctgtgtaccagaTGTGGTGCTGGGTGTCCTATATGCATCGTTGCGTGTGATGCTCCCGACGTCACCTGATGTGGGTCGTTACCCCATCTTGGAGATGAGGGAACTGAGTCTCCGAGAGTCAAGGGCTTtctctaaggtcacacagctagaaattgCTGGAACTACCCAACCGGTGTTCAAGCAATGTTACTTTCCTGCTTTCAGGTTCAGAAGTCTACAAAAACATAGTAGAAGTCACTTCTGAAGGGACAGATAGGTGCATTTATTGATTCTTGAGTCTTGTGACAGTGAGACCATCCTTTAGCCCGTGAGAGGAGGAcagtgagagaggaaaggaacTAGACAGAGTATGACACAGAGAGTGACGTCGCGCTCCTCTCCTGGGGACCTCCACAGCTGCTTCTAACAAGGATTCTGTGGCTGCTTCAGGCTGTCACTGGTTTTGGCGTCTCCTATTCAACATGGTGTACCCAGCCAGAACCAGCGCTCCCAGCGTGACggcactgcctcctcccaccAAGTTACGCCTGGCTCTTTCCACCTGCAAAGCAACCAGCTCTTGTTGAGACGTCGCAGCACGCCCAGGCTGGCTCTTTCTGTCTCCCAGGGCCTGGaactcctccctctctctcctctgtcccctgccctcccctgcggcctctcttctcctcttccctcccagggGCCAGCCCTGAGTCCTCTCCCAGGGGGGGCTGCTGGCTGTGTCCCCAGGGACTCCGTTTTCTGGGATGTGACTACTTCTTAGTGATGGGCTTGTCCTGACAAGCGGCTGATGGGATCCTTTTGAGAGAGCTTCCTGGGTGAGTGGGCAGGGAAGAGACCCTGTGCCTGGTTTCCTGGGGTCAGAGCTCCAGGGTCCAGACCGGGTCTGCATGGGGTCTAGATTCTCACTGAGCTACATCCTTGTGCGGGTGGTGGGGGGCTGTGGCAGAAGCTGaggggggacagagggaggcccTGGCTGTAGGCAGTGCCCTTGGGGTCTCTGTGTCCTGCTCACAAGTGCAGGTGGGAAACCTCCATCCCTAGCCCCACCTCAGCCTGAGCCCCACCTCTGTTCCTCGTCTCCCCCCGGGGAACCTCACACATCACAGACACGCCAGACTCCCGATTCCCCACTGGCACCCCCATCTGCGCAACCACGTAGGCCAGGGCCCAGGGGTGCTGCGGGGTCGAGTAACAGGCAGAGACTCTAGAAAGGGACGGTggagttttctgtttttgagacagggtctcactctgtcacccaggctacagtgctgtggtgtcatcatagctcactgcaatctccagctcctgggctcaagcgaccctcttgtatcagcttcccgagtagctgggaagaCAGGTGCACACCaagacacctggctaattttttctatttttttgtagagacagagtctcactcttgctcaggctggttgtgaactcctggcttcaagctatcttgctggcttggcctcccagattgctaggataacaggcgcgagccaccgcgccctgatCTGATCTGGTTCTGTCACTAATTCACTATGTGTTTGGGGGCAGCAAACCTGGAAGACCATGAGGGGACATGGGATGGAAACTGTGCCCAGACCTCATGGACAAAGACCCTGAGCTCTCATGGAGGCCCAGAGGCCCTGAGCTTCCCATGTCTGAGTGCTCTTCAGGAGTGCAGGGGACCTGTCATAGTCCTGGGCTGGCCCAGACTGTCCTGATGACCCCACGGCTGCAGGAGGTGTTTTCAGGGTGGGTCTCGAGGTGAAGGATCCTGGCAGAGCCAGCCAAGCCCTCGGAGGTCCTTAATCCACGCCCTCTCTGTGCATGGGAAAGTGTGCTTCCGGCCGGCGGGGCTGGGACAGGCTGCATTAGATTCTCCCCTCTGGCTGCACAGCCCAGTCAGCCCCTCCCCAAGCAGAGCTCCCCCAGGACAGGGACCATCCAGAGACGGCCTTACCTGCCTGCAACGGGGCTTGCCGTATCTCAAATTGGTGACAAAGTGCTCACAGTTCTTTCTCACAATACTATACTCCATTTCCTTGCCCACCATATCCCTCGCAGATTTGATGATGTCCTGCACAGGCAGTGGTGTGTACGTGTGGTCATAGTGGTTGTTGACCTGGTAGCGACAGTCCGCCACCACGTCCTCCAGGGGCTCCAGTTTCACCACCGCCCTGCTGCTCAGGACTTTGGAGCTGCCAGCCCCGGGGTTCTCACCTGCAAGCAGAGACATTGTCACTGGGGGCCGCACAGGGGGTGGGGGTACGGGCAGAAGGGCTCGaggccaggaggaggagaggaagccaCTCTGGAACTGTCGGTGTGGACCTGTCACACGTGTTTGCAGGAGTCACAGATCTGCTCTTGTTTCATAGGTGTGAATGTTTGTTCCAGTCCGTGAGTGTCACGGGTAGCAAAGGCTGCCACTATTCCGCTCTAGGCATGGACGTCACGTATTGGCCAATCCACTATTATCAGTCATTTaggtatttgaaaattttctccttATAAACAAGGATGGTGAAGCATATTTGTTCCTTGTCCAACTCTGTACCTGAGTGTTTCAAAAAGATCCATTCGCTTTAGCATGCACTGTGTTTCAGTGATTACGCTGTGATCTTTTCATATCTCACCTAATTTAATCtggtttttttctgagacagaatctcgctctgttgcccggactagagtgccgtgacatcagcctagcccaaactcctgggctcaagtgatcctcctgcctcagcctcccgagtagctgggactacaggcatgtgccatcatgcccggctaattttttctatatatatttttagttgtccatataatttttttctatttttagtagagacaggggtgtcgctcttgctcaggctggtctcgaactcctgagctcaaatgatgcaCCCgcctcacctcagcctcccaagtgctaggattacaggtgtgagccaccacgcccggcctaatctGCTTTTTAACTTTCAAGGGAAACATGATCTCCACGTAACAGGCAGTATTGGGCCAGAGAGCCATTAGCAGACTTTTCTGTGCTGTGAGAAGTCCTAGTAGTGAAAGTCTAGCGTAACTGCAGGCTCCTTCCGCCCCACTGAGCCAAATCTTAGGAAATCCTTTGCAGAAGATTCCTCTGTCTTATGACCTGGCAGAGTGCTAGGCACATGGACAGGGGCTCGGAAGAGCTAACAACCAGTGATCCAAATTCCATTGCATCACGAGTGcaggagttatttttatttttactaaaagagACAGTAGGGAGTGAGCACAACTGTTAGGcatgttttctcccatttctaATCTTTAGGGTAATGTTTGCACTTAGCACCCTCTTAAGAAAGTCCTCTTAGGAAAACAGTCCACACCCTGGGAGTTAGGCACAAGAGAGACCACGTGTCCTCACTGTCATGGGCTGTCTGGATTAAGTGGGCTTGGTTTGCTATTTATTGTCAATTCAGACTTTTTTTCCAACTCTGTCAAGGGAGCTGATAGCTTGTAGAAAACTGACAAGATGCAGATGTATTGTTCTGATACTGACGACAATGATTTCTGTCCAGGTGCAAAGCAAATGCTTAGCAAAAAGAG
Protein-coding regions in this window:
- the PLAAT4 gene encoding phospholipase A and acyltransferase 4, with product MASSCQEPKPGDLIEIFRIGYQHWAIYVGDGYVVHLAPPSENPGAGSSKVLSSRAVVKLEPLEDVVADCRYQVNNHYDHTYTPLPVQDIIKSARDMVGKEMEYSIVRKNCEHFVTNLRYGKPRCRQVERARRNLVGGGSAVTLGALVLAGYTMLNRRRQNQ